In the genome of Kiritimatiellia bacterium, one region contains:
- a CDS encoding aspartate kinase, with protein MALVVQKYGGSSVADAACMMNVAERIRRTRERGDQVVVVVSAMGDATDDLIELAKQVNPDPDPREMDMLLATGEQVSIAILTMALHRLGVPAISLTGPQAGIFAEGIHLKGRIRDVRPERIWRALRENKVVIVAGFQGLDSSDDIVTLGRGGSDMTAVALAWALKADRCQFYKDVPGVFTADPRVVPEARKLDTISYDEMLELASMGAAVLQSRAVEFASAYRVPLEVLSSFEDRPGTLVCEETPDMEKIIVRGVAADTKQAKVTLLEVPDRPGIAAAIFTALANAGINVDMIVLNVRSQGQRADLSFTVPVGDLKTALAVVADVVPEVASSGVTHDPDIALVSIVGVGMRSHSGVAARMFSALAKHGIDIQMISTSEIKISVAIAKSQANEAVRVLHREFELDREPATAPPGRARRRSPRAR; from the coding sequence ATGGCGTTGGTGGTGCAAAAGTACGGCGGAAGTTCGGTCGCCGACGCGGCGTGCATGATGAACGTTGCGGAGCGCATCCGGCGAACCCGTGAGCGCGGCGACCAGGTGGTCGTCGTCGTCAGCGCAATGGGTGACGCGACCGACGACCTCATCGAGCTCGCGAAGCAGGTCAACCCGGATCCCGACCCGCGCGAAATGGACATGCTGCTGGCCACCGGCGAGCAGGTCTCGATCGCGATTCTCACGATGGCGCTGCACCGGCTCGGCGTGCCGGCGATTTCGCTCACCGGCCCCCAGGCGGGGATTTTTGCGGAGGGTATTCATTTGAAGGGCCGCATCCGCGACGTCCGGCCGGAGCGCATCTGGCGCGCGCTGCGGGAGAACAAGGTCGTGATCGTCGCGGGGTTCCAGGGCCTGGACTCCAGCGACGACATCGTCACGCTGGGCCGCGGTGGTTCGGACATGACCGCGGTCGCGCTCGCCTGGGCGCTGAAGGCGGACCGATGTCAGTTTTACAAGGATGTGCCGGGCGTGTTCACCGCCGATCCGCGGGTAGTGCCCGAGGCCCGCAAACTCGACACGATCTCGTACGACGAGATGCTCGAGCTGGCCAGCATGGGTGCCGCGGTGCTGCAGTCTCGCGCGGTGGAGTTCGCGTCCGCGTATCGCGTGCCGCTGGAGGTGCTGTCGAGCTTCGAGGACCGTCCCGGTACGCTGGTGTGCGAGGAGACCCCCGACATGGAAAAGATCATCGTCCGCGGCGTCGCCGCCGACACGAAACAGGCGAAAGTCACGTTGCTGGAGGTTCCCGATCGGCCCGGCATTGCCGCGGCGATTTTCACCGCACTGGCGAATGCCGGCATCAACGTGGACATGATCGTGCTGAACGTGCGTTCGCAGGGCCAGCGCGCGGACCTCTCGTTCACGGTGCCGGTGGGCGACCTGAAGACCGCGCTGGCGGTGGTCGCCGACGTGGTGCCGGAGGTCGCCTCCAGCGGCGTCACGCACGACCCGGACATCGCGCTGGTGAGCATCGTCGGTGTCGGCATGCGCAGCCACTCCGGCGTCGCCGCGCGGATGTTCTCCGCGCTCGCAAAGCACGGCATTGATATCCAGATGATCTCCACCTCCGAGATCAAGATCTCGGTCGCGATCGCAAAATCCCAGGCGAACGAGGCGGTTCGAGTGCTGCACCGGGAGTTTGAACTCGACCGGGAGCCCGCCACCGCGCCGCCCGGCCGTGCGCGGCGCCGGTCCCCCCGCGCCCGATGA
- a CDS encoding KamA family radical SAM protein — MSPPTGAPPTAARPPAGRGWRAQWRQRLCSLEELSAFLGRPFEGDWAVEPARTGWRMAVTRYYASLIRRLAPTDPIARQCVPSREELTEQRLPPDPFDELGHRVAPGLVRRYRDRAAFWATGECAVRCRHCTRRNELGDPPPRNPTAAVRWLRQHPEVRELLITGGDPLTLEDAELDRLLAAFRSVPSLEVLRLGTRMPVVLPMRITRALCRMLRRHAPLWVHTHFNHPAELTAAALAACGRLVDAGIPLGNQTVLLRGVNDTVETLGALFRGLVRARVRPYYLLHCDPVRGAGHFRVPLRRALHLVETLRGRLSGLAMPTFVVDMRGGRSKTPLAPGAVIRWTTRGAWLRGPGGVRWFCPDPRPSRRRDSAGPRTAR; from the coding sequence GTGAGCCCGCCGACTGGAGCACCCCCCACCGCAGCGCGGCCGCCCGCCGGCCGCGGCTGGCGGGCGCAGTGGCGCCAACGGTTGTGCTCGCTCGAAGAGCTTTCCGCCTTTCTCGGCCGCCCCTTCGAGGGCGACTGGGCGGTCGAACCTGCACGAACCGGCTGGCGGATGGCGGTGACGCGCTACTACGCCTCGCTCATCCGCCGCCTCGCGCCGACCGACCCCATCGCCCGCCAGTGCGTGCCCTCGCGCGAGGAACTGACCGAGCAGCGCCTGCCGCCCGACCCGTTCGACGAGCTCGGCCACCGTGTCGCACCGGGGCTGGTGCGCCGTTATAGGGACCGCGCCGCATTCTGGGCGACTGGCGAGTGCGCGGTGCGCTGCCGGCACTGTACGCGGCGCAACGAGCTGGGCGATCCGCCGCCTCGCAACCCCACTGCCGCGGTCCGCTGGCTCCGCCAGCACCCGGAGGTTCGTGAACTGCTCATCACCGGCGGGGACCCGCTCACGCTGGAGGATGCCGAGCTGGACCGGTTGCTGGCCGCGTTTCGTTCCGTGCCCAGTCTGGAGGTGCTCCGGCTCGGTACACGGATGCCGGTGGTGCTGCCGATGCGCATCACCCGCGCACTCTGCCGGATGCTTCGCCGCCATGCGCCGCTATGGGTGCACACCCATTTCAATCATCCCGCTGAACTCACCGCCGCCGCGCTGGCCGCCTGCGGCCGGCTCGTCGATGCAGGCATTCCGCTCGGCAACCAGACTGTGTTGCTCCGCGGCGTGAACGACACCGTCGAAACGCTGGGGGCACTGTTTCGCGGGCTGGTCCGCGCGCGCGTCCGTCCCTACTACCTGCTGCATTGTGATCCTGTGCGCGGCGCCGGTCACTTCCGGGTCCCGCTGCGGCGCGCGCTGCATCTGGTCGAAACGCTGCGCGGTCGGCTCAGCGGCCTCGCGATGCCGACCTTTGTGGTGGACATGCGCGGCGGCCGCAGCAAGACACCGCTGGCGCCGGGCGCGGTGATCCGTTGGACGACGCGCGGCGCCTGGTTGCGCGGGCCCGGTGGCGTCCGCTGGTTCTGCCCTGATCCGCGACCCTCCCGCAGACGTGACTCCGCCGGCCCGCGGACCGCCCGGTGA
- the cimA gene encoding citramalate synthase, with protein MSTRVEIYDTTLRDGAQAEGVSFTLSGKLRVAQRLDAFGVDYIEGGYAGSNPKDMEFFREARRLELRRARLVAFGSTRRARRSVEEDEGLAALLEAGTASVAIFGKSWRLHVREVLRTSEEENLRMIADSVRRLKAAGREVIYDAEHFFDGWRDSADYAARTLAAARDAGADVLVLCDTNGGTMPHELEGIVAEVVRRFGGRIGIHAHNDSELAVANSLAAVRAGALHVQGTINGFGERCGNANLVSVVPNLVLRFGCECLRPDALRELKAVSEFVYEMADVRPHARQPFVGDSAFAHKAGMHADAVRKCPRAYEHVDPASVGNERRILVSELSGASNVFLKAVEMGLAMDRDSPEVRTVLRELERLERSGYQFEAAEASFRLLVEKVLKRHRSFFSLDAFRVIVEKRRAGEPCISEATVKLRVDGQPVHTVGEGDGPVDALNRALRKALEPFYPAVRDVRLVDYSVRILDPQAATAAKTRVLIESAAGGRTWSTIGVSDNIIEASWEALVDGIEYKLFLDEQTGGAAQSPPASD; from the coding sequence ATGAGCACCCGTGTGGAAATCTACGACACGACGCTGCGTGACGGCGCGCAGGCGGAGGGGGTGTCGTTCACGCTGTCGGGCAAACTGCGGGTCGCGCAGCGGCTGGACGCGTTCGGCGTTGACTACATCGAGGGCGGCTACGCGGGCTCGAACCCGAAGGACATGGAGTTCTTCCGGGAGGCGCGCCGGCTGGAGCTGCGCCGCGCGCGACTGGTCGCGTTCGGCAGCACGCGGCGTGCCCGCCGCAGCGTGGAAGAGGATGAGGGGCTCGCGGCGCTGCTGGAGGCCGGCACCGCGTCGGTCGCGATCTTCGGCAAGTCGTGGCGGCTACATGTGCGGGAGGTGCTGCGCACCAGCGAGGAGGAGAACCTCCGGATGATCGCCGACAGCGTCCGCCGGCTGAAGGCGGCGGGCCGCGAGGTGATCTACGACGCGGAGCACTTCTTTGACGGCTGGCGCGATTCCGCCGACTACGCCGCGCGCACGCTGGCGGCGGCCCGCGACGCGGGTGCGGACGTGCTGGTGCTGTGCGACACCAACGGCGGCACGATGCCGCACGAGCTGGAGGGCATCGTCGCGGAGGTGGTTCGGCGGTTTGGCGGCCGGATCGGCATTCACGCGCACAACGACAGTGAGCTGGCGGTCGCGAACTCGCTGGCCGCAGTGCGTGCGGGCGCACTTCATGTGCAGGGCACCATCAACGGGTTCGGCGAACGATGCGGCAACGCGAACCTCGTTTCGGTCGTGCCGAATCTGGTGCTGCGGTTCGGCTGCGAGTGTCTGCGGCCGGACGCGTTGCGGGAGCTGAAGGCGGTCTCGGAATTCGTCTACGAGATGGCCGACGTCCGGCCGCACGCACGCCAGCCCTTCGTGGGTGACAGCGCCTTCGCGCACAAGGCCGGCATGCACGCGGACGCGGTGCGGAAATGCCCGCGGGCCTATGAACACGTGGACCCCGCCTCCGTCGGCAATGAGCGGCGGATCCTTGTCTCGGAGCTATCCGGTGCCAGCAACGTGTTTCTGAAGGCCGTCGAGATGGGGCTGGCGATGGACCGCGATTCGCCGGAGGTGCGCACGGTGCTGCGGGAGCTGGAGCGACTGGAGCGCAGCGGATACCAGTTTGAGGCGGCAGAGGCCTCGTTCCGGCTGCTCGTCGAAAAGGTGTTGAAGCGTCACCGTTCGTTCTTCAGCCTCGACGCCTTCCGGGTGATCGTGGAGAAGCGTCGAGCCGGCGAACCGTGCATCTCGGAGGCGACTGTGAAGCTACGGGTGGACGGCCAGCCGGTGCACACGGTCGGCGAGGGCGACGGGCCGGTGGATGCGCTGAACCGCGCGCTGCGGAAGGCGCTGGAGCCGTTTTATCCGGCCGTGCGCGACGTGCGGCTGGTGGACTACAGCGTCCGTATTCTGGATCCGCAGGCGGCGACCGCCGCGAAAACGCGCGTGCTGATCGAATCGGCGGCGGGCGGGCGCACGTGGAGCACAATCGGCGTCTCCGACAACATCATCGAGGCCTCCTGGGAGGCGCTGGTGGACGGCATCGAGTACAAGCTGTTTCTCGATGAGCAGACCGGCGGCGCCGCCCAATCCCCCCCTGCTTCCGACTGA
- a CDS encoding glycosyltransferase, with product MPEFPESWKRWRVVLGHDWLTGLRGGERVLEVLARAFPEAPILTLLHRRAALPPALRDRRLVASPLQRLPAIHRYYRWMLPAFPAAVRALRCPPCDLLITTSHCAIKAVRPPPRARHLCYCFTPMRYAWTFADDYFGRRTPMRLAVSPLLAALRHWDRATAGRVDRFATISRHVRDRIWNAYERDADVVYPPVRLDLFTPDPASSPPSAENAYDLAVAALVPYKRLDLAVRVCSRLQRRLRVVGVGSEASRLRRLAGPCVEFLGVVSDEQLRDLYRGCRCLIFPGEEDFGLAPVEAQACGRPVVAYGRGGAAESVVDGETGVLFQPQTEAALAAALARADTIVWDAERIRRNAERFSEAAFVEQFDRAISACMAGTEASR from the coding sequence ATGCCGGAGTTTCCCGAAAGCTGGAAGCGTTGGAGGGTCGTGCTGGGCCACGACTGGCTGACCGGTTTGCGCGGCGGCGAGCGAGTGCTGGAGGTGCTCGCGCGTGCTTTTCCGGAGGCCCCGATCCTGACGTTGCTGCACCGCCGGGCCGCGCTGCCGCCCGCGCTGCGCGATCGCCGGCTGGTCGCCTCGCCGTTGCAGCGGTTGCCCGCCATCCATCGGTATTACCGCTGGATGCTGCCGGCGTTCCCCGCCGCGGTGCGCGCGCTGCGCTGCCCGCCGTGCGACCTGCTGATCACCACCAGCCACTGTGCGATCAAAGCGGTGCGACCACCGCCACGCGCGCGGCACCTGTGCTACTGCTTTACGCCGATGCGGTATGCGTGGACTTTCGCGGATGACTATTTCGGCCGGCGCACCCCGATGCGGCTGGCTGTCTCGCCGCTGCTGGCCGCGCTGCGGCACTGGGATCGTGCGACGGCCGGCCGCGTGGACCGCTTTGCGACAATCAGTCGGCACGTGCGCGATCGCATTTGGAACGCTTACGAGCGTGACGCGGACGTCGTGTATCCCCCGGTTCGGCTGGACTTGTTCACGCCGGATCCTGCCAGTTCTCCCCCGTCGGCGGAGAATGCGTATGATCTGGCGGTTGCGGCGCTGGTTCCCTACAAGCGACTGGATCTGGCGGTGCGCGTCTGTTCTCGACTGCAGCGGCGGCTGCGGGTGGTCGGGGTGGGCAGCGAGGCGTCGCGACTGCGCCGGCTTGCGGGGCCGTGCGTGGAGTTTTTGGGCGTGGTTTCGGACGAGCAACTGCGGGACCTGTATCGCGGCTGCCGCTGCTTGATCTTCCCGGGCGAGGAGGATTTCGGCCTGGCGCCGGTCGAGGCCCAAGCATGCGGCCGGCCGGTTGTCGCGTACGGGCGGGGCGGCGCGGCGGAGTCCGTCGTGGACGGTGAAACGGGGGTATTGTTTCAGCCGCAGACGGAGGCGGCGCTAGCCGCGGCGCTGGCGAGGGCCGACACGATCGTATGGGACGCCGAGCGAATCCGCCGCAATGCGGAGCGCTTCAGCGAGGCCGCGTTTGTCGAACAGTTTGACCGGGCGATTTCGGCTTGCATGGCGGGTACGGAGGCGAGCCGATGA
- the folE gene encoding GTP cyclohydrolase I FolE has protein sequence MDPTSSNARRIESIEQLTRELLRAIGEDPAREGLARTPERVARAWTFLTKGYAEDPDEIVNRAVFESEANHMVIVRDIEIFSLCEHHLLPFFGRCHIGYIPRGRVIGVSKLARIAEIFARRLQIQERLTHQIARLVMDHLKPEGVGVVIEARHLCMMMRGVEKQNSVMVTSAMLGSFHNSPATRTEFLSLIHRSAT, from the coding sequence ATGGACCCGACATCCAGCAACGCCCGCCGGATCGAGAGCATCGAACAACTGACGCGCGAACTGCTGCGCGCGATCGGTGAAGACCCCGCGCGGGAGGGACTGGCGCGGACACCCGAGCGCGTCGCGCGCGCCTGGACGTTCCTGACGAAAGGCTATGCGGAGGATCCCGATGAGATCGTGAACCGCGCGGTGTTCGAGAGCGAGGCCAACCACATGGTCATCGTTCGCGACATCGAAATTTTCAGTCTCTGCGAACATCACCTGTTGCCCTTCTTCGGCCGCTGCCACATCGGATACATCCCGCGCGGCCGGGTCATCGGCGTCAGCAAGCTCGCGCGCATTGCGGAAATTTTCGCGCGGCGCCTTCAGATCCAAGAACGGCTCACCCACCAGATCGCACGGCTGGTGATGGACCACCTGAAGCCGGAAGGCGTGGGTGTGGTGATCGAGGCCCGGCATCTCTGCATGATGATGCGCGGCGTCGAGAAACAAAACTCGGTGATGGTGACGTCCGCGATGCTCGGCAGTTTTCACAATTCGCCGGCGACCCGCACCGAGTTTCTGAGTTTGATCCACCGCTCCGCCACGTGA
- the folK gene encoding 2-amino-4-hydroxy-6-hydroxymethyldihydropteridine diphosphokinase — MSNAVPLREAGFSLGSNLGDRLANLRAARAALAATPGARLLASAPVYETEPIGVRPEHRHLKFLNTVVVLEAPLDAAAWMVRAREIETALGRVRTLDRYAPRPVDVDLLYCGEQAVDEPELRVPHPKWAERRFVVQPLADVRPSLRLPGCEGDVQQVLAKLADSAAGVRLLLREW; from the coding sequence ATGAGCAACGCGGTGCCGCTGCGCGAGGCGGGGTTCAGCCTCGGCTCCAACCTGGGCGACCGGCTCGCGAACCTTCGCGCCGCGCGCGCCGCGCTCGCCGCAACGCCTGGCGCGCGCTTGCTGGCGAGCGCGCCGGTATACGAGACCGAGCCGATCGGGGTGCGACCGGAGCATCGGCATCTGAAGTTTCTGAACACCGTGGTGGTGCTCGAGGCGCCACTGGACGCGGCGGCGTGGATGGTGAGGGCGCGTGAAATCGAAACAGCGCTGGGCCGCGTGCGCACGCTCGACCGCTACGCGCCGCGCCCGGTGGATGTGGATCTCTTGTACTGCGGCGAGCAGGCCGTGGACGAACCCGAGCTGCGCGTGCCACATCCGAAGTGGGCCGAACGGCGATTTGTGGTGCAGCCGCTGGCGGATGTGCGGCCATCGCTGCGGCTGCCAGGGTGCGAGGGTGACGTCCAGCAGGTGCTCGCAAAGCTTGCCGACTCGGCGGCGGGGGTCCGCCTGCTGTTGCGGGAGTGGTAG
- a CDS encoding PEP-CTERM sorting domain-containing protein (PEP-CTERM proteins occur, often in large numbers, in the proteomes of bacteria that also encode an exosortase, a predicted intramembrane cysteine proteinase. The presence of a PEP-CTERM domain at a protein's C-terminus predicts cleavage within the sorting domain, followed by covalent anchoring to some some component of the (usually Gram-negative) cell surface. Many PEP-CTERM proteins exhibit an unusual sequence composition that includes large numbers of potential glycosylation sites. Expression of one such protein has been shown restore the ability of a bacterium to form floc, a type of biofilm.) produces MGIEKTTAWLRESVAASLLLATTVPAQLVIVDNDFSGSPVGNYNGSTGQPLGSDPKLGNATGLRTALQVQGSGGVANSASFVHSQDVAMRARNTFNIANTTYSAVSFSVHFRFDPISTQLGGFLGVGWALSPATDGVSPYTVGDADRLLIGLRRTENVNNIARASSGGRLGQYGGAGTDIPATYFQGGIASTSLVVGTWYQFSFDLTFNYNSGNPANSSWTLANLRLRDWGSDGQTGGNTLILQTSPYTWNPGFGNNLDSSHGAYAYIAGNGDRGIQRIDSVAVQAIPEPATVGLLLLGLMAARFHRRRV; encoded by the coding sequence ATGGGAATCGAGAAAACGACGGCGTGGTTGCGTGAAAGCGTGGCGGCGAGTCTGCTTCTGGCCACAACCGTCCCCGCGCAGCTGGTGATTGTGGACAACGACTTTTCGGGATCACCGGTCGGCAACTACAACGGCTCGACGGGGCAGCCGCTGGGCAGCGATCCCAAGCTCGGCAACGCGACCGGCCTCCGCACAGCGCTCCAAGTGCAGGGCAGTGGTGGCGTCGCCAACTCTGCATCCTTCGTGCACAGCCAGGACGTTGCGATGCGAGCCCGCAACACGTTTAACATCGCCAACACCACCTATTCCGCCGTCAGCTTCAGTGTGCATTTTCGCTTCGATCCCATCTCGACGCAGTTGGGCGGCTTCCTCGGAGTCGGCTGGGCCCTGAGTCCGGCAACCGACGGCGTTTCACCCTACACGGTCGGCGATGCGGACCGGCTGCTGATCGGCCTTCGCCGAACGGAGAACGTGAACAATATCGCACGTGCCAGCAGCGGCGGACGCCTCGGACAATACGGTGGCGCCGGCACCGATATTCCCGCGACGTACTTTCAGGGTGGCATCGCGTCAACGAGCCTGGTCGTGGGAACCTGGTACCAGTTCTCTTTCGACCTGACCTTCAATTACAACAGCGGCAATCCCGCGAATTCGAGTTGGACGCTGGCCAACCTGCGGCTCCGCGACTGGGGGAGTGACGGCCAGACAGGCGGCAACACGCTAATCCTTCAGACCAGCCCCTATACGTGGAATCCCGGCTTTGGCAACAACCTCGACAGCTCGCATGGCGCCTACGCCTACATCGCTGGCAACGGTGACCGCGGAATCCAGCGCATCGATTCCGTGGCGGTCCAGGCCATTCCCGAACCGGCAACGGTCGGGCTGTTGCTTCTCGGCTTGATGGCCGCCAGATTTCACCGTCGGCGCGTCTAA
- a CDS encoding NPCBM/NEW2 domain-containing protein, giving the protein MRSTRSTVSRFADRRSGPYGAVCAALLLCVSGARSGVTVGMEELDISRMTCGWAKPVTNRNVRGGPMQMGGRAFERGVGTHAESLLRLALPTRSARFCAWVGVDDAAGAGRGSVEFRVLGDGRLLWSSGRLRGGEPPRRVELTLGEIRQLVLRVTDGGDGTTDDLANWAEAIFELEGGAIEVLDPVPEEPRKIRTPPRPRRPCFRGAAVVGARPGRPFTWTLPLEGERPLFVRAAGLPEGLVLDESRGRISGRVPMRAGRYEALLVASNAYGVTQRRWRLEVGERLALTPPMGWNSWNCYGAKISQAMIEATARAMAAERLQELGWTYIVLDDGWQRHPDTQDPDLVGPERDPRGRILPNRRFPDMSALVATIRELGFKAGIYSSPGPITCAGHTGSHGHESEDAEQFAEWGFEYLKYDWCSYSRIARGSTLPEQMRPYLRMAERLAQQPRDIVFSICQYGVGNVSAWGRAAGGHLWRTTGDIEDTWESVRRIGFGQAGLEPFAGPGGWNDPDMLVIGRVGWGEVLRPSRLTPNEQYAHVTLWCLLAAPLMLGCDMTQLDDFTRGLITNGEVLDVNQDPLGRAASRVAVRGPTQVWARPLADGSVAVGLFNLDEEPLEVEVRWGEVGIAGAWAVRDLWRGQDLGVSTNGWSMTVARHGAEMLRLTPADATASNTPPRVPWTWQADARDGG; this is encoded by the coding sequence ATGCGCTCGACCCGATCGACCGTGTCTCGGTTCGCCGATCGTCGCAGCGGCCCGTACGGTGCGGTGTGTGCCGCGCTGCTGCTGTGCGTGAGCGGTGCACGTAGCGGGGTCACCGTCGGCATGGAGGAGCTCGACATTTCGCGGATGACCTGCGGATGGGCGAAGCCGGTGACCAACCGAAACGTGCGGGGCGGACCGATGCAGATGGGGGGACGCGCCTTTGAGCGCGGCGTCGGCACACACGCGGAGAGCCTGCTGCGGCTTGCGCTGCCGACGCGGTCCGCGAGGTTCTGTGCGTGGGTCGGCGTGGACGACGCGGCGGGTGCGGGCCGCGGCAGCGTCGAGTTTCGGGTGCTGGGCGACGGGCGGCTTCTCTGGAGCAGCGGGCGGCTGCGCGGTGGCGAGCCACCGCGGCGGGTGGAGCTGACACTGGGCGAGATTCGGCAGCTGGTGCTGCGCGTGACCGACGGGGGTGATGGCACCACCGACGATCTGGCGAACTGGGCGGAAGCGATCTTCGAACTCGAGGGAGGAGCAATTGAGGTGCTCGATCCGGTGCCCGAGGAACCGCGGAAGATCCGCACGCCGCCGCGGCCGCGGCGGCCATGTTTCCGAGGCGCGGCGGTGGTCGGCGCTCGGCCGGGGCGGCCCTTTACCTGGACGTTGCCGCTCGAGGGAGAGCGGCCGCTGTTCGTGCGGGCGGCGGGGCTGCCGGAGGGACTGGTGCTGGACGAGTCTCGTGGCCGCATCAGCGGCCGCGTGCCGATGCGAGCGGGCCGCTATGAGGCGTTGCTCGTCGCGTCCAATGCGTACGGCGTCACACAGCGGCGATGGCGGCTGGAGGTAGGGGAGCGGCTGGCGCTGACGCCACCGATGGGCTGGAACAGCTGGAACTGCTATGGCGCGAAGATTTCGCAAGCGATGATCGAGGCAACCGCGCGCGCGATGGCGGCGGAACGGCTGCAGGAGCTGGGGTGGACCTACATCGTGCTCGACGACGGCTGGCAACGTCACCCCGACACGCAGGACCCCGACCTGGTCGGCCCGGAACGGGACCCGCGCGGCCGGATTCTCCCCAACCGGCGGTTTCCGGACATGAGCGCGCTGGTCGCGACGATCCGTGAGCTCGGGTTCAAAGCGGGTATTTACTCCTCCCCCGGTCCGATCACCTGCGCCGGCCACACTGGCAGCCATGGCCATGAGAGCGAGGACGCCGAGCAGTTCGCCGAATGGGGGTTCGAGTATCTGAAGTACGACTGGTGCTCCTACAGCCGAATCGCTCGCGGCAGCACGCTGCCGGAGCAGATGCGGCCCTATCTGCGCATGGCGGAGAGGCTCGCGCAGCAGCCGCGGGACATCGTCTTCAGCATCTGTCAGTACGGCGTGGGCAACGTGTCCGCGTGGGGACGAGCCGCTGGCGGTCACCTGTGGCGGACCACCGGGGACATTGAGGACACGTGGGAAAGCGTTCGGCGGATCGGTTTTGGTCAGGCGGGGCTGGAGCCGTTTGCGGGGCCGGGCGGATGGAACGACCCCGACATGCTGGTGATCGGACGGGTCGGGTGGGGGGAGGTGCTCCGTCCCTCGCGTCTGACCCCGAATGAGCAGTACGCGCACGTCACGCTTTGGTGTCTGCTGGCGGCACCACTGATGCTGGGTTGCGACATGACGCAGCTCGATGATTTCACGCGGGGGCTGATCACGAACGGCGAGGTGCTGGACGTGAACCAGGATCCTCTGGGCCGTGCGGCCTCGCGTGTCGCTGTGCGCGGACCGACCCAGGTCTGGGCAAGGCCGCTGGCGGATGGTTCGGTGGCGGTGGGTCTGTTCAACCTCGACGAGGAGCCGCTGGAGGTGGAGGTCCGTTGGGGTGAGGTCGGGATCGCCGGCGCATGGGCGGTGCGGGATCTTTGGCGCGGTCAGGACCTCGGTGTGTCGACGAACGGATGGTCAATGACGGTTGCGCGGCACGGCGCGGAGATGCTCCGGTTGACACCGGCGGATGCGACCGCCTCAAACACTCCGCCCCGCGTGCCGTGGACCTGGCAGGCCGACGCGCGGGATGGGGGGTGA